In Harpia harpyja isolate bHarHar1 chromosome Z, bHarHar1 primary haplotype, whole genome shotgun sequence, a single window of DNA contains:
- the LOC128136953 gene encoding E3 ubiquitin-protein ligase TRIM36-like isoform X5 produces MAVGAESSRFGYILDLLKRDKVTIKGIERELICPACKELFTHPLILPCQHNVCHKCVKEILFAFEDTFADGGSESSNQSSPRIKISSSSMDRIDRISRSGRKRNSLTPRSSLFPCPGCQRDIDLGERGINGLFRNFTLETIVERYRQAARAAIAIMCDFCKPPPQESTKSCMDCSASYCNECFKIHHPWGTVKAQHEYVGPTTNFRPKILMCPEHEMERVNMYCELCRRPVCHLCKLGGCHANHRVTTMSTAYKTLKEKLSKDIEYLISKESQVKAHITQLDLLLKETECNSERAKEEASQSFEKLSHVLEEKKSAALKAIEASKNLRLEKLQTQAEEYQGLLENNGLVGYAQEVLKETDPSFFVQTAKQLHVRIQKATESLKNFRPAAETTFEDFVVDIAKQEDILGDLAFHSNGLETPEINEEQSRVYNKALISWECPGKTDSADTYVLEYHKLNREEESATWQEIKVCSKSKVISDLDDNSSYAFRVRGYKGSICSPWSQEVILHTPPAPVFSFLFDDKCGYNSEHLLLNPGRTSVESRAGFPLLLGSEHMQVGCYTTLDYIIGDTGIAKGKHFWAFHVEAYSYLVKVGVLSSSKIQKLFHNTHDVTSPRYEQDSGHDSGSEDAFFDSSQPVTLVTLGMKKFFIPMTPASPKDPASRILPLPSCLGICLDCDKGKVGFYDAGCMKCLYESKVDCSGMMYPAFALMGGAAVHLEEAVRARYGEYHDDI; encoded by the exons GTTACCATTAAGGGTATCGAAAGAGAGCTCATCTGCCCGGCATGCAAGGAATTATTTACCCATCCACTGATCCTTCCTTGCCAGCACAACGTCTGTCACAAATGTGTGAAAGAAATACTCTTTGCATTTGAGGACACTTTTGCTGATGGAGGCTCTGAATCCTCTAATCAGAGTAGCCCTCGAATTAAAATCTCTTCTTCTAGCATGGACAGAATTGACAGGATTAGTAGATCAG GCAGAAAACGCAATTCACTGACTCCTCGATCGAGTCTATTTCCTTGTCCGGGTTGCCAGCGGGATATTGATCTTGGAGAACGTGGCATCAATGGCTTATTTCGCAATTTTACTCTGGAAACCATTGTGGAAAGGTACAGACAGGCAGCCAGGGCAGCCATTGCTATTATGTGCGATTTCTGCAAACCTCCACCTCAAGAGTCCACAAAGAGCTGCATGGACTGCAGTGCAAGCTATTGCAATGAATGTTTCAAAATACACCATCCTTGGGGAACTGTGAAAGCCCAGCATGAATATGTAGGACCAACCACCAACTTCAGACCCAAG attttgatgTGTCCAGAACATGAAATGGAGAGGGTAAACATGTACTGTGAACTCTGCAGAAGGCCTGTTTGTCATCTTTGTAAACTGGGTGGATGTCATGCAAACCATAGAGTAACAACCATGAGCACTGCCTACAAAACCCTTAAG gagaagCTTTCAAAAGATATTGAGTACCTCATCAGTAAGGAGAGCCAGGTGAAAGCTCACATCAcacagctggatctgctgctgaaagaaacagAG TGCAACAGTGAAAGAGCTAAAGAAGAAGCATCTCAGAGTTTTGAGAAATTATCTCATGtcctggaagagaagaaatctgCAGCTCTTAAGGCAATTGAAGCCTCTAAGAATTTAAGGCTGGAAAAATTGCAGACGCAAGCAGAAGAATATCAAGGGCTCCTGGAAAATAATGGCCTTGTAGGATATGCTCAAGAAGTGCTTAAAGAAACTGATCCATCTTTTTTTGTTCAAACAGCAAAACAACTTCATGTCAG AATCCAAAAAGCTACTGAATCTCTGAAGAACTTCAGGCCAGCAGCTGAAACTACTTTTGAAGACTTTGTGGTGGACATAGCCAAGCAAGAAGACATCCTTGGTGACTTGGCCTTCCATTCCAATG GTCTAGAAACACCAGAAATCaatgaagagcagagcagagtcTACAACAAAGCTCTGATCAGTTGGGAATGCCCTGGGAAGACAGACTCAGCTGATACCTATGTTCTTGAGTATCATAAGCTTAATAGAGAAGAGGAGAGTGCGACGTGGCAGGAGATCAAAGTTTGCAGCAAGAGCAAAGTAATATCTGATCTTGATGACAACAGCAGCTATGCCTTTAGAGTTCGAGGATATAAAGGGTCCATCTGTAGCCCTTGGAGCCAAGAAGTTATTTTGCATACGCCTCCAGCTCCAG ttttcagttttctttttgatgACAAATGTGGGTACAACAGCGAACATCTCCTGCTGAACCCAGGAAGAACCTCTGTGGAAAGCAGGGCTGGATTTCCTCTACTGCTGGGATCTGAGCACATGCAGGTCGGATGCTACACAACCCTGGATTACATCATTGGTGACACTGGGATTGCCAAAGGGAAGCACTTCTGGGCTTTTCATGTGGAAGCCTATTCCTACCTGGTGAAAGTGGGAGTTCTTTCTAGCAGCAAGATACAGAAATTGTTCCATAATACCCATGATGTGACCAGCCCAAG ATATGAGCAAGACAGTGGTCATGACAGTGGGAGTGAAGATGCCTTCTTTGACTCATCACAGCCTGTCACACTGGTCACTTTAGGCATGAAGAAGTTCTTTATCCCCATGACACCTGCTTCCCCCAAGGATCCAGCAAGCAGAATCCTCCCCCTGCCGTCGTGCTTGGGCATCTGCCTTGACTGTGACAAAGGCAAGGTGGGGTTTTACGACGCAGGTTGTATGAAATGCCTTTATGAATCCAAGGTGGACTGCTCTGGCATGATGTACCCAGCATTTGCCTTAATGGGTGGCGCAGCGGTTCATCTTGAGGAAGCTGTCAGAGCAAGGTATGGGGAGTACCACGATGACATCTAG
- the LOC128136953 gene encoding E3 ubiquitin-protein ligase TRIM36-like isoform X4, translating to MEGDRLESPVTIKGIERELICPACKELFTHPLILPCQHNVCHKCVKEILFAFEDTFADGGSESSNQSSPRIKISSSSMDRIDRISRSASQRRSFGWRGFGVYTGRKRNSLTPRSSLFPCPGCQRDIDLGERGINGLFRNFTLETIVERYRQAARAAIAIMCDFCKPPPQESTKSCMDCSASYCNECFKIHHPWGTVKAQHEYVGPTTNFRPKILMCPEHEMERVNMYCELCRRPVCHLCKLGGCHANHRVTTMSTAYKTLKEKLSKDIEYLISKESQVKAHITQLDLLLKETECNSERAKEEASQSFEKLSHVLEEKKSAALKAIEASKNLRLEKLQTQAEEYQGLLENNGLVGYAQEVLKETDPSFFVQTAKQLHVRIQKATESLKNFRPAAETTFEDFVVDIAKQEDILGDLAFHSNGLETPEINEEQSRVYNKALISWECPGKTDSADTYVLEYHKLNREEESATWQEIKVCSKSKVISDLDDNSSYAFRVRGYKGSICSPWSQEVILHTPPAPVFSFLFDDKCGYNSEHLLLNPGRTSVESRAGFPLLLGSEHMQVGCYTTLDYIIGDTGIAKGKHFWAFHVEAYSYLVKVGVLSSSKIQKLFHNTHDVTSPRYEQDSGHDSGSEDAFFDSSQPVTLVTLGMKKFFIPMTPASPKDPASRILPLPSCLGICLDCDKGKVGFYDAGCMKCLYESKVDCSGMMYPAFALMGGAAVHLEEAVRARYGEYHDDI from the exons ATGGAGGGCGATCGGCTGGAGAGCCCG GTTACCATTAAGGGTATCGAAAGAGAGCTCATCTGCCCGGCATGCAAGGAATTATTTACCCATCCACTGATCCTTCCTTGCCAGCACAACGTCTGTCACAAATGTGTGAAAGAAATACTCTTTGCATTTGAGGACACTTTTGCTGATGGAGGCTCTGAATCCTCTAATCAGAGTAGCCCTCGAATTAAAATCTCTTCTTCTAGCATGGACAGAATTGACAGGATTAGTAGATCAG CCTCACAGAGGAGGTCTTTTGGGTGGAGAG GATTTGGTGTCTACACAGGCAGAAAACGCAATTCACTGACTCCTCGATCGAGTCTATTTCCTTGTCCGGGTTGCCAGCGGGATATTGATCTTGGAGAACGTGGCATCAATGGCTTATTTCGCAATTTTACTCTGGAAACCATTGTGGAAAGGTACAGACAGGCAGCCAGGGCAGCCATTGCTATTATGTGCGATTTCTGCAAACCTCCACCTCAAGAGTCCACAAAGAGCTGCATGGACTGCAGTGCAAGCTATTGCAATGAATGTTTCAAAATACACCATCCTTGGGGAACTGTGAAAGCCCAGCATGAATATGTAGGACCAACCACCAACTTCAGACCCAAG attttgatgTGTCCAGAACATGAAATGGAGAGGGTAAACATGTACTGTGAACTCTGCAGAAGGCCTGTTTGTCATCTTTGTAAACTGGGTGGATGTCATGCAAACCATAGAGTAACAACCATGAGCACTGCCTACAAAACCCTTAAG gagaagCTTTCAAAAGATATTGAGTACCTCATCAGTAAGGAGAGCCAGGTGAAAGCTCACATCAcacagctggatctgctgctgaaagaaacagAG TGCAACAGTGAAAGAGCTAAAGAAGAAGCATCTCAGAGTTTTGAGAAATTATCTCATGtcctggaagagaagaaatctgCAGCTCTTAAGGCAATTGAAGCCTCTAAGAATTTAAGGCTGGAAAAATTGCAGACGCAAGCAGAAGAATATCAAGGGCTCCTGGAAAATAATGGCCTTGTAGGATATGCTCAAGAAGTGCTTAAAGAAACTGATCCATCTTTTTTTGTTCAAACAGCAAAACAACTTCATGTCAG AATCCAAAAAGCTACTGAATCTCTGAAGAACTTCAGGCCAGCAGCTGAAACTACTTTTGAAGACTTTGTGGTGGACATAGCCAAGCAAGAAGACATCCTTGGTGACTTGGCCTTCCATTCCAATG GTCTAGAAACACCAGAAATCaatgaagagcagagcagagtcTACAACAAAGCTCTGATCAGTTGGGAATGCCCTGGGAAGACAGACTCAGCTGATACCTATGTTCTTGAGTATCATAAGCTTAATAGAGAAGAGGAGAGTGCGACGTGGCAGGAGATCAAAGTTTGCAGCAAGAGCAAAGTAATATCTGATCTTGATGACAACAGCAGCTATGCCTTTAGAGTTCGAGGATATAAAGGGTCCATCTGTAGCCCTTGGAGCCAAGAAGTTATTTTGCATACGCCTCCAGCTCCAG ttttcagttttctttttgatgACAAATGTGGGTACAACAGCGAACATCTCCTGCTGAACCCAGGAAGAACCTCTGTGGAAAGCAGGGCTGGATTTCCTCTACTGCTGGGATCTGAGCACATGCAGGTCGGATGCTACACAACCCTGGATTACATCATTGGTGACACTGGGATTGCCAAAGGGAAGCACTTCTGGGCTTTTCATGTGGAAGCCTATTCCTACCTGGTGAAAGTGGGAGTTCTTTCTAGCAGCAAGATACAGAAATTGTTCCATAATACCCATGATGTGACCAGCCCAAG ATATGAGCAAGACAGTGGTCATGACAGTGGGAGTGAAGATGCCTTCTTTGACTCATCACAGCCTGTCACACTGGTCACTTTAGGCATGAAGAAGTTCTTTATCCCCATGACACCTGCTTCCCCCAAGGATCCAGCAAGCAGAATCCTCCCCCTGCCGTCGTGCTTGGGCATCTGCCTTGACTGTGACAAAGGCAAGGTGGGGTTTTACGACGCAGGTTGTATGAAATGCCTTTATGAATCCAAGGTGGACTGCTCTGGCATGATGTACCCAGCATTTGCCTTAATGGGTGGCGCAGCGGTTCATCTTGAGGAAGCTGTCAGAGCAAGGTATGGGGAGTACCACGATGACATCTAG
- the LOC128136953 gene encoding E3 ubiquitin-protein ligase TRIM36-like isoform X2, which produces MAVGAESSRFGYILDLLKRDKVTIKGIERELICPACKELFTHPLILPCQHNVCHKCVKEILFAFEDTFADGGSESSNQSSPRIKISSSSMDRIDRISRSASQRRSFGWRGRKRNSLTPRSSLFPCPGCQRDIDLGERGINGLFRNFTLETIVERYRQAARAAIAIMCDFCKPPPQESTKSCMDCSASYCNECFKIHHPWGTVKAQHEYVGPTTNFRPKILMCPEHEMERVNMYCELCRRPVCHLCKLGGCHANHRVTTMSTAYKTLKEKLSKDIEYLISKESQVKAHITQLDLLLKETECNSERAKEEASQSFEKLSHVLEEKKSAALKAIEASKNLRLEKLQTQAEEYQGLLENNGLVGYAQEVLKETDPSFFVQTAKQLHVRIQKATESLKNFRPAAETTFEDFVVDIAKQEDILGDLAFHSNGLETPEINEEQSRVYNKALISWECPGKTDSADTYVLEYHKLNREEESATWQEIKVCSKSKVISDLDDNSSYAFRVRGYKGSICSPWSQEVILHTPPAPVFSFLFDDKCGYNSEHLLLNPGRTSVESRAGFPLLLGSEHMQVGCYTTLDYIIGDTGIAKGKHFWAFHVEAYSYLVKVGVLSSSKIQKLFHNTHDVTSPRYEQDSGHDSGSEDAFFDSSQPVTLVTLGMKKFFIPMTPASPKDPASRILPLPSCLGICLDCDKGKVGFYDAGCMKCLYESKVDCSGMMYPAFALMGGAAVHLEEAVRARYGEYHDDI; this is translated from the exons GTTACCATTAAGGGTATCGAAAGAGAGCTCATCTGCCCGGCATGCAAGGAATTATTTACCCATCCACTGATCCTTCCTTGCCAGCACAACGTCTGTCACAAATGTGTGAAAGAAATACTCTTTGCATTTGAGGACACTTTTGCTGATGGAGGCTCTGAATCCTCTAATCAGAGTAGCCCTCGAATTAAAATCTCTTCTTCTAGCATGGACAGAATTGACAGGATTAGTAGATCAG CCTCACAGAGGAGGTCTTTTGGGTGGAGAG GCAGAAAACGCAATTCACTGACTCCTCGATCGAGTCTATTTCCTTGTCCGGGTTGCCAGCGGGATATTGATCTTGGAGAACGTGGCATCAATGGCTTATTTCGCAATTTTACTCTGGAAACCATTGTGGAAAGGTACAGACAGGCAGCCAGGGCAGCCATTGCTATTATGTGCGATTTCTGCAAACCTCCACCTCAAGAGTCCACAAAGAGCTGCATGGACTGCAGTGCAAGCTATTGCAATGAATGTTTCAAAATACACCATCCTTGGGGAACTGTGAAAGCCCAGCATGAATATGTAGGACCAACCACCAACTTCAGACCCAAG attttgatgTGTCCAGAACATGAAATGGAGAGGGTAAACATGTACTGTGAACTCTGCAGAAGGCCTGTTTGTCATCTTTGTAAACTGGGTGGATGTCATGCAAACCATAGAGTAACAACCATGAGCACTGCCTACAAAACCCTTAAG gagaagCTTTCAAAAGATATTGAGTACCTCATCAGTAAGGAGAGCCAGGTGAAAGCTCACATCAcacagctggatctgctgctgaaagaaacagAG TGCAACAGTGAAAGAGCTAAAGAAGAAGCATCTCAGAGTTTTGAGAAATTATCTCATGtcctggaagagaagaaatctgCAGCTCTTAAGGCAATTGAAGCCTCTAAGAATTTAAGGCTGGAAAAATTGCAGACGCAAGCAGAAGAATATCAAGGGCTCCTGGAAAATAATGGCCTTGTAGGATATGCTCAAGAAGTGCTTAAAGAAACTGATCCATCTTTTTTTGTTCAAACAGCAAAACAACTTCATGTCAG AATCCAAAAAGCTACTGAATCTCTGAAGAACTTCAGGCCAGCAGCTGAAACTACTTTTGAAGACTTTGTGGTGGACATAGCCAAGCAAGAAGACATCCTTGGTGACTTGGCCTTCCATTCCAATG GTCTAGAAACACCAGAAATCaatgaagagcagagcagagtcTACAACAAAGCTCTGATCAGTTGGGAATGCCCTGGGAAGACAGACTCAGCTGATACCTATGTTCTTGAGTATCATAAGCTTAATAGAGAAGAGGAGAGTGCGACGTGGCAGGAGATCAAAGTTTGCAGCAAGAGCAAAGTAATATCTGATCTTGATGACAACAGCAGCTATGCCTTTAGAGTTCGAGGATATAAAGGGTCCATCTGTAGCCCTTGGAGCCAAGAAGTTATTTTGCATACGCCTCCAGCTCCAG ttttcagttttctttttgatgACAAATGTGGGTACAACAGCGAACATCTCCTGCTGAACCCAGGAAGAACCTCTGTGGAAAGCAGGGCTGGATTTCCTCTACTGCTGGGATCTGAGCACATGCAGGTCGGATGCTACACAACCCTGGATTACATCATTGGTGACACTGGGATTGCCAAAGGGAAGCACTTCTGGGCTTTTCATGTGGAAGCCTATTCCTACCTGGTGAAAGTGGGAGTTCTTTCTAGCAGCAAGATACAGAAATTGTTCCATAATACCCATGATGTGACCAGCCCAAG ATATGAGCAAGACAGTGGTCATGACAGTGGGAGTGAAGATGCCTTCTTTGACTCATCACAGCCTGTCACACTGGTCACTTTAGGCATGAAGAAGTTCTTTATCCCCATGACACCTGCTTCCCCCAAGGATCCAGCAAGCAGAATCCTCCCCCTGCCGTCGTGCTTGGGCATCTGCCTTGACTGTGACAAAGGCAAGGTGGGGTTTTACGACGCAGGTTGTATGAAATGCCTTTATGAATCCAAGGTGGACTGCTCTGGCATGATGTACCCAGCATTTGCCTTAATGGGTGGCGCAGCGGTTCATCTTGAGGAAGCTGTCAGAGCAAGGTATGGGGAGTACCACGATGACATCTAG
- the LOC128136953 gene encoding E3 ubiquitin-protein ligase TRIM36-like isoform X3 gives MAVGAESSRFGYILDLLKRDKVTIKGIERELICPACKELFTHPLILPCQHNVCHKCVKEILFAFEDTFADGGSESSNQSSPRIKISSSSMDRIDRISRSGFGVYTGRKRNSLTPRSSLFPCPGCQRDIDLGERGINGLFRNFTLETIVERYRQAARAAIAIMCDFCKPPPQESTKSCMDCSASYCNECFKIHHPWGTVKAQHEYVGPTTNFRPKILMCPEHEMERVNMYCELCRRPVCHLCKLGGCHANHRVTTMSTAYKTLKEKLSKDIEYLISKESQVKAHITQLDLLLKETECNSERAKEEASQSFEKLSHVLEEKKSAALKAIEASKNLRLEKLQTQAEEYQGLLENNGLVGYAQEVLKETDPSFFVQTAKQLHVRIQKATESLKNFRPAAETTFEDFVVDIAKQEDILGDLAFHSNGLETPEINEEQSRVYNKALISWECPGKTDSADTYVLEYHKLNREEESATWQEIKVCSKSKVISDLDDNSSYAFRVRGYKGSICSPWSQEVILHTPPAPVFSFLFDDKCGYNSEHLLLNPGRTSVESRAGFPLLLGSEHMQVGCYTTLDYIIGDTGIAKGKHFWAFHVEAYSYLVKVGVLSSSKIQKLFHNTHDVTSPRYEQDSGHDSGSEDAFFDSSQPVTLVTLGMKKFFIPMTPASPKDPASRILPLPSCLGICLDCDKGKVGFYDAGCMKCLYESKVDCSGMMYPAFALMGGAAVHLEEAVRARYGEYHDDI, from the exons GTTACCATTAAGGGTATCGAAAGAGAGCTCATCTGCCCGGCATGCAAGGAATTATTTACCCATCCACTGATCCTTCCTTGCCAGCACAACGTCTGTCACAAATGTGTGAAAGAAATACTCTTTGCATTTGAGGACACTTTTGCTGATGGAGGCTCTGAATCCTCTAATCAGAGTAGCCCTCGAATTAAAATCTCTTCTTCTAGCATGGACAGAATTGACAGGATTAGTAGATCAG GATTTGGTGTCTACACAGGCAGAAAACGCAATTCACTGACTCCTCGATCGAGTCTATTTCCTTGTCCGGGTTGCCAGCGGGATATTGATCTTGGAGAACGTGGCATCAATGGCTTATTTCGCAATTTTACTCTGGAAACCATTGTGGAAAGGTACAGACAGGCAGCCAGGGCAGCCATTGCTATTATGTGCGATTTCTGCAAACCTCCACCTCAAGAGTCCACAAAGAGCTGCATGGACTGCAGTGCAAGCTATTGCAATGAATGTTTCAAAATACACCATCCTTGGGGAACTGTGAAAGCCCAGCATGAATATGTAGGACCAACCACCAACTTCAGACCCAAG attttgatgTGTCCAGAACATGAAATGGAGAGGGTAAACATGTACTGTGAACTCTGCAGAAGGCCTGTTTGTCATCTTTGTAAACTGGGTGGATGTCATGCAAACCATAGAGTAACAACCATGAGCACTGCCTACAAAACCCTTAAG gagaagCTTTCAAAAGATATTGAGTACCTCATCAGTAAGGAGAGCCAGGTGAAAGCTCACATCAcacagctggatctgctgctgaaagaaacagAG TGCAACAGTGAAAGAGCTAAAGAAGAAGCATCTCAGAGTTTTGAGAAATTATCTCATGtcctggaagagaagaaatctgCAGCTCTTAAGGCAATTGAAGCCTCTAAGAATTTAAGGCTGGAAAAATTGCAGACGCAAGCAGAAGAATATCAAGGGCTCCTGGAAAATAATGGCCTTGTAGGATATGCTCAAGAAGTGCTTAAAGAAACTGATCCATCTTTTTTTGTTCAAACAGCAAAACAACTTCATGTCAG AATCCAAAAAGCTACTGAATCTCTGAAGAACTTCAGGCCAGCAGCTGAAACTACTTTTGAAGACTTTGTGGTGGACATAGCCAAGCAAGAAGACATCCTTGGTGACTTGGCCTTCCATTCCAATG GTCTAGAAACACCAGAAATCaatgaagagcagagcagagtcTACAACAAAGCTCTGATCAGTTGGGAATGCCCTGGGAAGACAGACTCAGCTGATACCTATGTTCTTGAGTATCATAAGCTTAATAGAGAAGAGGAGAGTGCGACGTGGCAGGAGATCAAAGTTTGCAGCAAGAGCAAAGTAATATCTGATCTTGATGACAACAGCAGCTATGCCTTTAGAGTTCGAGGATATAAAGGGTCCATCTGTAGCCCTTGGAGCCAAGAAGTTATTTTGCATACGCCTCCAGCTCCAG ttttcagttttctttttgatgACAAATGTGGGTACAACAGCGAACATCTCCTGCTGAACCCAGGAAGAACCTCTGTGGAAAGCAGGGCTGGATTTCCTCTACTGCTGGGATCTGAGCACATGCAGGTCGGATGCTACACAACCCTGGATTACATCATTGGTGACACTGGGATTGCCAAAGGGAAGCACTTCTGGGCTTTTCATGTGGAAGCCTATTCCTACCTGGTGAAAGTGGGAGTTCTTTCTAGCAGCAAGATACAGAAATTGTTCCATAATACCCATGATGTGACCAGCCCAAG ATATGAGCAAGACAGTGGTCATGACAGTGGGAGTGAAGATGCCTTCTTTGACTCATCACAGCCTGTCACACTGGTCACTTTAGGCATGAAGAAGTTCTTTATCCCCATGACACCTGCTTCCCCCAAGGATCCAGCAAGCAGAATCCTCCCCCTGCCGTCGTGCTTGGGCATCTGCCTTGACTGTGACAAAGGCAAGGTGGGGTTTTACGACGCAGGTTGTATGAAATGCCTTTATGAATCCAAGGTGGACTGCTCTGGCATGATGTACCCAGCATTTGCCTTAATGGGTGGCGCAGCGGTTCATCTTGAGGAAGCTGTCAGAGCAAGGTATGGGGAGTACCACGATGACATCTAG
- the LOC128136953 gene encoding E3 ubiquitin-protein ligase TRIM36-like isoform X6 — MEGDRLESPVTIKGIERELICPACKELFTHPLILPCQHNVCHKCVKEILFAFEDTFADGGSESSNQSSPRIKISSSSMDRIDRISRSGRKRNSLTPRSSLFPCPGCQRDIDLGERGINGLFRNFTLETIVERYRQAARAAIAIMCDFCKPPPQESTKSCMDCSASYCNECFKIHHPWGTVKAQHEYVGPTTNFRPKILMCPEHEMERVNMYCELCRRPVCHLCKLGGCHANHRVTTMSTAYKTLKEKLSKDIEYLISKESQVKAHITQLDLLLKETECNSERAKEEASQSFEKLSHVLEEKKSAALKAIEASKNLRLEKLQTQAEEYQGLLENNGLVGYAQEVLKETDPSFFVQTAKQLHVRIQKATESLKNFRPAAETTFEDFVVDIAKQEDILGDLAFHSNGLETPEINEEQSRVYNKALISWECPGKTDSADTYVLEYHKLNREEESATWQEIKVCSKSKVISDLDDNSSYAFRVRGYKGSICSPWSQEVILHTPPAPVFSFLFDDKCGYNSEHLLLNPGRTSVESRAGFPLLLGSEHMQVGCYTTLDYIIGDTGIAKGKHFWAFHVEAYSYLVKVGVLSSSKIQKLFHNTHDVTSPRYEQDSGHDSGSEDAFFDSSQPVTLVTLGMKKFFIPMTPASPKDPASRILPLPSCLGICLDCDKGKVGFYDAGCMKCLYESKVDCSGMMYPAFALMGGAAVHLEEAVRARYGEYHDDI; from the exons ATGGAGGGCGATCGGCTGGAGAGCCCG GTTACCATTAAGGGTATCGAAAGAGAGCTCATCTGCCCGGCATGCAAGGAATTATTTACCCATCCACTGATCCTTCCTTGCCAGCACAACGTCTGTCACAAATGTGTGAAAGAAATACTCTTTGCATTTGAGGACACTTTTGCTGATGGAGGCTCTGAATCCTCTAATCAGAGTAGCCCTCGAATTAAAATCTCTTCTTCTAGCATGGACAGAATTGACAGGATTAGTAGATCAG GCAGAAAACGCAATTCACTGACTCCTCGATCGAGTCTATTTCCTTGTCCGGGTTGCCAGCGGGATATTGATCTTGGAGAACGTGGCATCAATGGCTTATTTCGCAATTTTACTCTGGAAACCATTGTGGAAAGGTACAGACAGGCAGCCAGGGCAGCCATTGCTATTATGTGCGATTTCTGCAAACCTCCACCTCAAGAGTCCACAAAGAGCTGCATGGACTGCAGTGCAAGCTATTGCAATGAATGTTTCAAAATACACCATCCTTGGGGAACTGTGAAAGCCCAGCATGAATATGTAGGACCAACCACCAACTTCAGACCCAAG attttgatgTGTCCAGAACATGAAATGGAGAGGGTAAACATGTACTGTGAACTCTGCAGAAGGCCTGTTTGTCATCTTTGTAAACTGGGTGGATGTCATGCAAACCATAGAGTAACAACCATGAGCACTGCCTACAAAACCCTTAAG gagaagCTTTCAAAAGATATTGAGTACCTCATCAGTAAGGAGAGCCAGGTGAAAGCTCACATCAcacagctggatctgctgctgaaagaaacagAG TGCAACAGTGAAAGAGCTAAAGAAGAAGCATCTCAGAGTTTTGAGAAATTATCTCATGtcctggaagagaagaaatctgCAGCTCTTAAGGCAATTGAAGCCTCTAAGAATTTAAGGCTGGAAAAATTGCAGACGCAAGCAGAAGAATATCAAGGGCTCCTGGAAAATAATGGCCTTGTAGGATATGCTCAAGAAGTGCTTAAAGAAACTGATCCATCTTTTTTTGTTCAAACAGCAAAACAACTTCATGTCAG AATCCAAAAAGCTACTGAATCTCTGAAGAACTTCAGGCCAGCAGCTGAAACTACTTTTGAAGACTTTGTGGTGGACATAGCCAAGCAAGAAGACATCCTTGGTGACTTGGCCTTCCATTCCAATG GTCTAGAAACACCAGAAATCaatgaagagcagagcagagtcTACAACAAAGCTCTGATCAGTTGGGAATGCCCTGGGAAGACAGACTCAGCTGATACCTATGTTCTTGAGTATCATAAGCTTAATAGAGAAGAGGAGAGTGCGACGTGGCAGGAGATCAAAGTTTGCAGCAAGAGCAAAGTAATATCTGATCTTGATGACAACAGCAGCTATGCCTTTAGAGTTCGAGGATATAAAGGGTCCATCTGTAGCCCTTGGAGCCAAGAAGTTATTTTGCATACGCCTCCAGCTCCAG ttttcagttttctttttgatgACAAATGTGGGTACAACAGCGAACATCTCCTGCTGAACCCAGGAAGAACCTCTGTGGAAAGCAGGGCTGGATTTCCTCTACTGCTGGGATCTGAGCACATGCAGGTCGGATGCTACACAACCCTGGATTACATCATTGGTGACACTGGGATTGCCAAAGGGAAGCACTTCTGGGCTTTTCATGTGGAAGCCTATTCCTACCTGGTGAAAGTGGGAGTTCTTTCTAGCAGCAAGATACAGAAATTGTTCCATAATACCCATGATGTGACCAGCCCAAG ATATGAGCAAGACAGTGGTCATGACAGTGGGAGTGAAGATGCCTTCTTTGACTCATCACAGCCTGTCACACTGGTCACTTTAGGCATGAAGAAGTTCTTTATCCCCATGACACCTGCTTCCCCCAAGGATCCAGCAAGCAGAATCCTCCCCCTGCCGTCGTGCTTGGGCATCTGCCTTGACTGTGACAAAGGCAAGGTGGGGTTTTACGACGCAGGTTGTATGAAATGCCTTTATGAATCCAAGGTGGACTGCTCTGGCATGATGTACCCAGCATTTGCCTTAATGGGTGGCGCAGCGGTTCATCTTGAGGAAGCTGTCAGAGCAAGGTATGGGGAGTACCACGATGACATCTAG